In Anaerobranca gottschalkii DSM 13577, one genomic interval encodes:
- a CDS encoding YneB family resolvase-like protein codes for MKVVIYTRVSTEKESQSSSLERQEKELLNYCQNKNYQVVDIISEKVSGFDEDREGLIKALGYIKNGQANYILVQDETRIGRGSAKIAILHQVNKWGGQVLSMENDGPLDITEMEGMVLEILALVEEYQRRLTNTKIKRGVKKAIEEGYDPSQNLKNRHYGGRDKIEVPIEEIVRLKSLNLSFKDIAATLRGFGYNVSKATVHRRYQEYMEKQ; via the coding sequence TTGAAAGTTGTAATATATACCAGAGTTAGTACTGAAAAGGAAAGTCAAAGCTCAAGTTTGGAAAGACAAGAAAAAGAGTTACTTAACTATTGTCAAAATAAAAATTATCAAGTTGTTGATATAATTTCAGAAAAAGTAAGTGGTTTTGATGAGGATAGGGAAGGTTTAATTAAAGCGTTGGGATATATAAAAAATGGACAAGCTAATTATATATTAGTTCAAGATGAAACTAGAATAGGTCGAGGATCTGCAAAAATAGCAATACTCCATCAAGTTAATAAATGGGGTGGCCAAGTTTTATCTATGGAAAATGATGGCCCTTTAGACATAACAGAGATGGAAGGTATGGTCTTAGAAATATTAGCTTTAGTTGAAGAATATCAAAGAAGATTAACAAACACAAAAATTAAAAGGGGGGTAAAAAAAGCAATAGAAGAAGGATACGATCCATCTCAAAATCTTAAAAACCGCCATTATGGAGGTAGAGATAAAATAGAAGTTCCAATAGAAGAAATTGTTCGACTAAAATCCCTAAACCTTTCATTTAAAGACATCGCAGCTACCTTGAGAGGATTTGGATATAATGTGTCTAAGGCAACTGTACATAGAAGATACCAAGAATACATGGAAAAACAATAG
- a CDS encoding nuclease-related domain-containing protein, with product MTNLYIPKKDGSTTEIDLVMISETGIYVFESKNYSGLIFGDENQKTWTQTLPNKQKNKFFNPILQNKGHINALKAAVGLKNDNLYKSYIIFSERCTLKKVNVTSDNVKVIKRNMLRKIIKEDMKNSDVLLTTEEINQIYSRLQKFTYVDEDVKVAHVHKIKK from the coding sequence ATGACAAATCTATATATACCTAAAAAGGATGGGTCTACCACTGAAATAGATTTAGTTATGATTTCCGAAACGGGTATTTATGTATTTGAATCAAAAAATTATAGCGGATTGATCTTTGGAGATGAAAACCAAAAGACCTGGACTCAAACACTCCCAAATAAGCAAAAGAATAAATTTTTCAATCCTATTTTACAGAACAAAGGACATATTAATGCTTTAAAAGCTGCTGTAGGTTTAAAAAATGATAATTTGTATAAATCGTATATAATTTTTAGTGAACGTTGTACACTTAAGAAAGTAAATGTTACTTCTGACAATGTAAAAGTCATTAAAAGAAATATGTTAAGGAAAATCATAAAAGAAGATATGAAGAATTCAGATGTTTTATTAACAACAGAAGAAATAAATCAAATATATTCAAGATTACAGAAGTTTACATATGTAGATGAAGATGTAAAGGTAGCTCATGTTCATAAAATAAAAAAATAA
- a CDS encoding IS3 family transposase — FFATLKKDLIHRRRFKTREEAKIAIINYIETGITVKEVT, encoded by the coding sequence CATTCTTTGCAACATTAAAGAAAGATTTAATTCATAGAAGGCGATTTAAAACCCGAGAAGAAGCTAAAATAGCCATAATTAATTATATAGAAACCGGTATAACTGTAAAAGAAGTCACATAG